A segment of the Phaenicophaeus curvirostris isolate KB17595 chromosome 20, BPBGC_Pcur_1.0, whole genome shotgun sequence genome:
TGCTCCCTGCCATGCTGGTGGTCACAGCTGGTGGCCTGGTGCTTGTGGTGTTTGTCACAGGTGGGAAGGGCTCTGTCCTGCTCCCTTTGCCACTTGTCATGGTCAGCACTGGCCAAAAGATGGTGCCTGTCCTGCGTGTCtttgtgctgctctgcagggctggtaaaactgcagagctgtgggatgggggggctgcTGCGTAACGAGCTCAGGAGGCTCCACATGCCCCCATGGGGAAAATGTGCTCCTTTTTTCAGATAAAGGGGTTTCCCCTGTGCTTTGGGGTGACAGACCAGCAGGGCTCCTGCATCCcttgctgggagctgcagaaggGTCAAGTCCATGGTTCCAGGGGGGAACCTTCACCTCTGACTTGGGTTCATGGAGGCTTTGGCTCTCCTGATCATGGCACAGGGTGTTTCACCTTGAGCTGAGCGACCTGGGGCTTCTTGGGTAACCAACACAGCCAACTTTTGCAGCCTGGCTGGGGCTGTGTTGGTGGAATCGCAGTCATGGGGGTTAAAGCCTCAACTGGGAAGGGCTGCGGGTTCACAAGGGGaggagctggtgctggtggGAGCCAGGGGGCTTTATTGGAGGGGCCTTACAGTACAGACTCAGGGGTCAGACCCGCTGCGGGACGGGTCAGGGGAGGGTGGAACTGAACCAGCACTTGTAAGAGCGGCAGATAAAGGACTGGCATGGAGGTTAAACCCGGGAGGGTCCTGGGATGGCTCCTGGGTGGGAAATAATCACATCCACAGAGTGATTCCTGCAGCATCCTTCctagggaggagggagcggtgCCTCTATGTGCAGTTGTCTGCTGTTCACTGTTAATTGTGTTGAGATTAATGTatgtgctttaaaaacaaaaaaagtacaCCTTTCATTATTTAAATCAAGGTGACTCCGGGTGGTGTgtgggagctgggagaggagggtTGCTGCAGGGGGTAGGAGGGTGCTGAGCCTTCAGCTCCTGCAGtggagggggaatgggaggtAAGGATCCCACAGCCTCAGAGCGCAGCAGGAGGATTTCTTTCGGTACAACCCCATTGCCCCCGGCTCCTGCAGCTCTACGCTAGGTGAGCAGGAGAGTGTTGCACCAGGTTggtcagctctgctctgctgtacCCACATCCTTGAGCCCGAGCATGTGGTGCCGAGAGGCAGGGAGGTGCAGGTACCGTGGGCTGGGAGAGAGCAGCCGCCCCAATAACCAGCACTCACGCTAGGGTAAACGCGGGGGTGTGCCGgcctctgctcccagcccaggcACGCTGAGGACTGTCCCTCCTTGGCCTCACCCTCTTGGCACCACTGAGGTTTGGCTCCGTGCTCATGAGTGTCGCAAGGGGAGATTTTCTATTAAAGCAAGTAAAACCAGGCTCCGCGGCTTGAGGCCCAGGGAAAAGCTTCATCCTTACTCCCTGTTACCAGAGGACTGTGAGCACGAGCAGGCAACTTCAGAGCAAGCTCTCCACAGAGCAGGCAGAACCgctgtccctgtgccccctGCTCCCTGGAGGATGATGACCCAGGGTAAGGGGAAGCCAGAGCCAGGCAAAGCTAAGCACCACACGGCTGCACATGCAGCCAGGCTCTCTGGCACAGGCAGCCAGGCACTAACTGCACGAGGCAAGGTGTTTATTGTCTGCCTCTCCAGCAGGAAGGGGCAGCGAGATGCTGAGGGCTCCGAGTCCAGTTTGGAAGTAACTTTGTGTCACCTTTGGTAAGGTGAggtggaagagaaaatgaagaaggtgCTGATGGAAAACCAGCCTTCTCCTGCTACCCTGTGCCTTCCTGTAGACGACGTGGCTTCTTCCTCACCAGTAAGAGCTACAGCTGCACTCTGTTCACTCCAGTTCTTTGGGGGCTCGCCTAGAGTTCATTCTTGCAGGAACCTGTGAAGATGAAAAAACAACAATCCAGCTATGTCAGCCTGGGTTGGGTTTGCCTCATCCCTAAGAAAGATGAGGCTGACCTCGACCTCTGTTAATTCCACCTACGCTCGCTGCTTTCCTGTTGCCAAACCCCTAGGCTGGCTCCCACCACACTTGGGAGCATCACTCTCTCCTCAGCACAGCACAGTCCTCAACAACCTCACCTGGGTCAAGGAAATACTGTGTAAAGACTCCTGTGCTGAGCTATGGGGTAATTCAGCCTGGAAGAGGCTAAAATGGTTAGGGCTTAAAGAGAGCTAACCTTGTCCCTTCACCtgtgttttaaggaaaaatgtttttcagtcctTACATCCCTACGGAGCAGATAATTGGAGGGTGCAGTTGTATCTTAGTATTCCGTTGAGAAGTGCTTTGCAAGGCATAGAAAGTGGGTGGCTACTTAAATCTCCATGGGATGCCCTGCAAGTCCCAGTGCTTGCTGGAGTATGAAAGGACAATCTTGTGTCCTCCAGGGACTTTCAAGACCATGAGAAGGACAACAACAAGTTTTGCTTGCTGGAACAGGCTTGGCAGAAGTTAACTGCAAGACTTAGGAGTCATCCCTTGGAATAAATCCATGGTACCTTGTGATACTGCCCACGTTCCTCGGTGCTGTCACTAATAATATGTACAGGGCAATACAAGGAAACCCGGTCTGCTGGAACGCCAAGTCGCTCCCATGATTACCCCTCTCTGAGATGGTTTTTAAGTGCCTACTTGGAGCTGCTTAGTCTTCAAACACATTCTTTGAAGTCTTTTATGTCTAAGCCATTACTGCAAGCAGTGAACTGGGACTGGATCTGCCCCGAAATACAGTTTCTCCTTAAGTCTTTCCAAGCACCCTCCTCCCTCTGCCATAAgcaccaggctgctgctgcacacCAGCTCCTGAGCTGGCTCTCTACTTTCTGGACTTGTTTAACTGGAATTATTTAATGGGAAAACTAGCTGCGGAGAGCTGCCTATCAAAACAGGGCTCATATGGTTTGTGCTCTGCTCTGAGCcgagctgctctgctccagggAGCACTCTGCACACTCCTCAGGGACCCAAGGGGATGCTGCCCCGCTCTGCTCGGGACGCATCTCGCACATGATGGCTCTTATTCAGATTTTGCTGCTTAGGAGACCCTCCTGGGTCCACTGTTTGGACTGGTCTGTAGacttcaaaaagaaatgctgaCCACTTCCCAGGCTCATAAATCTGCCAACTCCTGCACGCTCCCTAAACTTCCCTGATTGACTTTTTGGACTGTTAATTTCctaagagttggggttgctttCCTAAAAACAAAGTTATAACAGTACAGGAAAGGAAGGCAGCCAGAGAGAGTACCCACTGCTGAACATGACCCACTGCTCATAGTGGGCTCcccctgcctctgccccagagcCACCTTCCCATGGGCCAATCTGAGGATTTTTGGCTGCTACAAGGGCAGTCAGATGGTGCAGCCCTAGAAACAGCTTTGAAATTAAGCTAATGGGCTGTTTGTGTTCATCTTTTATTAATTACAGGCTGCTGAGCTTGAGGGAGATGGAGATTAATAGTGGCACATGTGTCACTGATCTCACTGGCCCACATCTGCTCCCGGTGACCAGCGTGGGTGGAGTGAAACACTTCAAaccctgctttttttcctggcactTACATGTCTCCAGCCGCTCCTCGAGGAAGGAGATCTGCTCGCTCAGGGAGTCGATTCTGTCCAGTTGCTGAAGGGAGTGGGACAGTCGGCTGATGGGGTCTGTGCCGACGTCCTCTGGCGCAGACGGCATGAGGTTGTGGAAGGGGGCCAGCACCAACTGGAGTTTCTGTAGGGAGAAGGGGAGCCGTGAGCGCGTCCCACCAGCCACAAGGACCAACCGGTGGGATGTAGGACATCGCCTGCTGGGATGCACCCCACCAGGGCAGCGTGCCATCCAGCTCACAGGGCTTTGCTTGCATTCAAAGGGCTGGAAGAGCTGCTGTGTGGGTGATGCCTGCAGCGTGGAACACAGCTGGGATGCTAAAAATAGAGCCAGGGCAGAGGGAAACCCTGGCTGTGCAAAGCCTGGGGTGGGAGCTGGCTGAGCACAGCCTCGAGCAGAAGGgcaaagcagagctgtgtgcTAATCTCACCTCCTCCAGCACTTCCACTCTGCTTTTCAGCTCTTgcatttcttctctcatttcaCTGGGGGGACCTGAAAAAGCGACCAAGAAAAGGACAGTTAGTAAAAGCCCAAGGTGAAGTAGAAGGTGTTGGGGAAAAGACATCGATGCAGGCTTCAGGCCAAGATCCACTGCTTTCCACTCTCCTCCCAGTGACACCCCAGGATCTGCcctgctgggagcagctcctggaGCATCCTATGGATCCGTGCCTGCTGCAAGCACTGGCATCTAGTCCTGCTGCTAATGTGCACAAGCCTCTCCTTGCTGCTGGAGTACCTGCAACAAAGAGGGGGAGGTTTTCAGGCAGCGGGGTGATGCTTAAAAGACAAGACATGTGGGGAAGCCCAGCATTCCATGCTTGTGTTGCACTCGGATTAGTCAGCACCTGGATTTGCCTTGTCCCGTGGCACAAAGGCTTCACCCTGCACAGCGGATAGAGGCAAGTGGctggcagatgctgcccagCTCTCCCAGGCGGTTCCCGTGTGATGCCCGTGCTGGCCACAGCGCATTATTACTCACGGTACGAGTTTGAAGTGTCACAGCGCGTACCAAAAGTAATAATGAGCTGTCACCAGCGGTGCCGGCCGCTCCTCACGACTCCAGGCTTGCCCTGTGGGAAGGACGATGATGGGGGAACAGCCATCTCTCAGCCACTCCACGCTGCGCATGGCTCTGCAGATGGAGCAGCGGCTAGACTTGTGCATGAGGAGGAGGTTTGCTTGGTAGAAGGACTCCTGGGTCACCAGGAATAAAGGCGAGGGGTTCTGGCTGTCACCCACTCTCCTGTCTCTTCCCACTCCTGCTCCAGACACTCTGTGATGCTGCATCAAAGGCTCTGAGCAGCCAGGGCTGTTCTACAAGGGGGGGACACATTACCTGCTTGGCTGAAGGTGTCTGGCTCAGGGACTGGCCCCGCGGGCTGGCAGGTCTTGTCGTCGGCAGCGAGGCTGAAGCCGTCCCAGCAGGAGCAGTGGAAGCTCCCAGCTGTGTTgatgcagagctggctgcacCCGTGGCTCTGCCTGGCACACTCATCCACGTCTGAAACAACAGGCACAGGGTGAGCGAGGACACGGGTGCTGATGAGGTGCTTGCAGGGATGAGGGGCATGGACGACTCAGCCCCGCGGGCAGAGGTACCGATTCCTCAccagcagcaggatgagggCACAGTGGGACCCCAGGCTGAGCCAGAATTCGTGCTGGGCACAGCTCTGGGTGCCCTCCATGCAGCAGGCTGGGAGCACAAGACCCACCAGCGCTCGGGACAGGCTCTCCGCTTGCACCCAGCTGCCCTAAACCTGGACTaacctctcctctcccaccaaAGAGCTGGAAACAAAAGCCGTGGTCAGAAATGTTCCAGCTCTCATCCTGGATTTACGGCCGGGGTTTTGGTTCCAGCCAGCCGTGGCGAGGAGCTATCGGCCTTGCAAGTGTGTACAAAACCCAGTAACCTCTCCTCACATGGGGGAGTTATTAAAGTGGTTCCCACAAAGCAAAATGAGCTGAACCGCTTCCCACGCCCGGGCGAATCTGTTTTAGGCAGTGGGAAAatcctttccctctcctgtgCCGGAGCCAGAGCTGTCAGCGAtgtgctcagccctgcctggacCAGCATGGGTCAATGCCACACGCTCCCCCTCTGCCCTGTGGAAGAGCAGAAAGCCAGGAGGATCACAGCAGAGGTTTTTGCAACCCTGGCATGCACCATGCTGCCCGATTTCCCTGTGCTCTCACAAGGAGCCTTGGGCTGCTCTTATGCTGGAGAGGAGCTCGGTGCAAGCAGATCGACAGGCTTCCTCTCCGCTCCCAGATATTTTTGGTTTACACATTTAGACTCCGCAGCGAATGGGCGTCTTAGTTTACAGGAGGAGTTTACAAAGCCTGGGAGATGGGTCAGTACAAACACGTGGTCTCAGGCCGACCCCACGAGTGtaagagctgctctgcagagggtCCTTTGCCGGCtgcacagaatacacagaatctaggttggaaaggacccaccggatcatcgagtccaaccattcctatcaatcactaaaccacgtccctcagcacctcatccacctgttttttaaacacctccagggaaggtggctcaaccacctccctgggcagcctgggcacCCTCTGCTCAACCTGACCCAGCGTagagcagcagaggagagaaaatgcagctgccagggctgcacgagggctgggagcactGATGCAGCCAAAGGGAGGTCAGAGCTCCTCTGGGAGCCGAGCTTCCCATCCTTTCCTGGCCAGACCCTCATGCATCGCTGCCTTGGAgcgctctgtgtgtgtgtgagagaggaGGGGTGACACACTGGTTCCCCTCTGCAGTCTGAGCAGCACCAGGCATGTGCCAAGGCTTGGTGAGGAACCAAGGGGTTGGTTTGTGGGGAGAGGACCTCCTCAGCCCCATGGCAGCCCTGCTGCTCACCAGAGAAGTtctcctggcagcagcaggacagaagGGAGCGTGATGATCGGTACCTGTCTGGCAGGCTCGCCCCGTCCATCCAAGCGGGCAGGTGCATCTGCCGGGGAAGGTGCAGCTCCCACCGTTCTGGCACGGCtcccagcacagagctgtgGGACCAAACACAAACACAGGGTCACCAGGCAGCTCCGGGGGTCCTGAgctcccttctcctgccccaacTCACACACTCTCCAGCACAAGCCAACGGGGGGAtgctctgccccagccccagggcgGTGAAGTTGATCTGACCAGGGTGGACAGGGCACAGGATGGGTGGGATGAACTGGACCTTGGTTTTGCAGCCTGGGAAGAGGCCAAGGTGCTCGCAGCCAGCACaggtgggaggaaggaggggccCTGGGAAGCCCCCAGTGCTGAGCTCTGAGCTTTCCTAGGGACAAACTGGCTACTGATGTGcattgcatttgttttgtgcCATATGTCATGATTGTCTCCTGCAAGCATTTCTCTTCCATTACTGCTGATTGATATGGAAAGGACTTACTCGTTTTATTTATCCTCTGGTAACTATAAAGTTAATAAGCAATCCCAAAGGGAAAAGGCCTGCAAGGCAGTAGAGAAAGGCTGGGAATTAATCAGAAATTCAACTGTGTTTGGTTGTGACactgaaaatttaaatgctttcctACAGGGAGAATCTGCCTGACAGGCAGAGTGCTGGTAAATGAGAGAGAACTGGCTGCCAGGGCTGCATCCAGGGATGTGGGAGCTGGGGGAAGGGGGAGCACGGTGGTGGCACACTGGCCTCTCACCTCTGTTGCAGCTGAGCGCGTGGCTGCTCGCTTTGCTCCAGCCAGGACAGCACGGCAGTACGGGCTGGTGTCTGTACGCCTGCCGGTAGGCAACCCTGTAGATTGTCCTGAAACACAAAgatggggctgagctgggtgACTGAGAATCCTCTCCAAGCCCCCACCCCACTGGGTCAGACCCCTTGTATCAGCAGC
Coding sequences within it:
- the EGFL7 gene encoding epidermal growth factor-like protein 7; translated protein: MLRIGCLLSGLLFILSVSSVGGFARAGRRVCASAPQSRAVAYTESHVQPVYQPYLTTCQGHRLCSTYRTIYRVAYRQAYRHQPVLPCCPGWSKASSHALSCNRALCWEPCQNGGSCTFPGRCTCPLGWTGRACQTDVDECARQSHGCSQLCINTAGSFHCSCWDGFSLAADDKTCQPAGPVPEPDTFSQAGPPSEMREEMQELKSRVEVLEEKLQLVLAPFHNLMPSAPEDVGTDPISRLSHSLQQLDRIDSLSEQISFLEERLETCSCKNEL